One window of the Natrinema sp. CBA1119 genome contains the following:
- a CDS encoding ribonucleoside-diphosphate reductase translates to MATEYTPTEMMDRESRSNRYYRNAVERHWDPGEIDLERDVENLLEFIEASESYDRQSWYGTLNGIAKFGAGEDAVTEDLAPLGAVLDNIDDQLFLTTQMYEEAKHADFFDRYWREVVWTVEDELGWERSNPRHERWFNDPYIELFDRNRKAQFRLLEEDTPENRARAYCHYHLTVEGILAQTGYYGMQTSYGGEFDELPHLPGLVQGFTKIRSDEGRHVGFGMNQLKKLIAEGVDPAIVEETVEELLPLVQGITEDERFQPDDPDERVGLEDGRLAAYAVDKHTDRMQQITDAAADIPDVDELVQLEGDD, encoded by the coding sequence ATGGCAACAGAGTACACGCCAACGGAGATGATGGACCGGGAGTCCAGATCGAACCGCTACTATCGAAACGCAGTCGAGCGACACTGGGACCCCGGCGAGATCGACCTCGAGCGAGACGTCGAGAACCTCCTCGAGTTCATCGAGGCCTCGGAATCGTACGACCGGCAGTCGTGGTACGGCACCCTCAACGGCATCGCGAAGTTCGGCGCGGGCGAGGACGCGGTCACCGAGGATCTCGCGCCGCTGGGGGCAGTACTCGACAATATCGACGACCAGCTGTTCCTGACCACCCAAATGTACGAGGAGGCCAAACACGCGGACTTCTTCGACCGCTACTGGCGAGAGGTCGTCTGGACGGTCGAAGACGAACTGGGCTGGGAGCGATCGAACCCCCGCCACGAGCGGTGGTTCAACGACCCCTACATCGAACTGTTCGACCGCAACCGGAAGGCGCAGTTCCGGCTGCTCGAGGAGGATACCCCCGAAAACCGAGCCAGAGCGTACTGCCACTACCACCTCACGGTCGAGGGAATCCTCGCTCAGACGGGGTACTACGGGATGCAGACCTCCTACGGCGGCGAGTTCGACGAGCTGCCACACCTGCCGGGACTCGTTCAGGGCTTTACGAAGATCCGCAGCGACGAGGGCCGCCACGTCGGCTTCGGGATGAACCAGCTCAAGAAGCTCATCGCCGAGGGCGTCGACCCCGCAATCGTCGAGGAAACGGTCGAGGAACTCCTCCCGCTCGTCCAGGGGATCACCGAGGATGAGCGGTTCCAGCCGGACGACCCCGACGAGCGCGTCGGCCTCGAGGACGGGAGACTGGCCGCCTACGCGGTCGACAAACACACCGACCGGATGCAACAGATCACGGACGCCGCGGCCGACATCCCGGACGTCGACGAGTTAGTGCAACTCGAGGGCGACGACTGA
- a CDS encoding CaiB/BaiF CoA-transferase family protein, translating into MQLDSIRILDLSRLLPGPYATQLLADAGADVVKVEDTDAGDYARYTPPTTDRDVGALFDSVNRGKRSIAVDLKSAAGREAFYRLVADADVVFEQFRPGVAERLEIGYETLLEYNEDLVYCSLSGYGQTGPYAERAGHDLNYVGLAGLLDMTREDEAMAPQIPGYQIGDLGGGLFAAFSIVGGLLSRELGNGGEYIDVAMTDVVASFSQAISHEALTGDDPRPGETALTGRYPWYDVYEAADGRYVTLAALEPKFWEAFCEETGREGLIDAHGTDDPAELEAVREELESLFASRSQEEWLEALSDETMVGPVCTPAEATEHPQLEARGLIERPADAPPRVGFPAAGSNVPESHDESVPDHGAHTDDLLASVGYDEDELADLRGSGVIL; encoded by the coding sequence ATGCAGCTCGATTCCATCCGAATACTCGACCTGTCCCGCCTGCTTCCGGGCCCGTACGCGACGCAACTGCTCGCCGACGCGGGCGCTGACGTGGTCAAAGTCGAGGACACCGACGCGGGGGATTACGCGCGGTACACACCGCCGACGACGGACCGCGACGTCGGCGCGCTGTTCGACAGCGTCAATCGAGGCAAGCGTAGCATCGCCGTCGACCTGAAATCGGCGGCGGGGCGGGAGGCCTTCTACAGACTCGTCGCGGACGCCGACGTCGTCTTCGAACAGTTCCGACCGGGCGTCGCCGAGCGACTCGAGATCGGCTACGAAACGCTGCTCGAGTACAACGAGGACCTCGTCTACTGCTCGCTCTCGGGCTACGGTCAAACCGGGCCGTACGCCGAGCGCGCGGGCCACGACCTCAATTACGTCGGGCTCGCGGGGCTGCTCGATATGACTCGCGAGGACGAGGCGATGGCACCGCAGATCCCCGGCTACCAGATCGGCGACCTCGGCGGCGGGCTGTTCGCGGCCTTCAGCATCGTCGGCGGACTCCTGTCTCGCGAACTCGGTAACGGCGGGGAGTATATCGACGTGGCCATGACCGACGTAGTTGCCTCGTTCTCGCAGGCGATTTCCCACGAGGCGCTCACCGGCGACGATCCCCGGCCCGGCGAGACCGCGCTCACCGGACGGTACCCCTGGTACGACGTGTACGAGGCAGCCGACGGGCGCTACGTGACGCTCGCGGCGCTCGAGCCGAAGTTCTGGGAAGCCTTCTGCGAGGAGACCGGACGGGAGGGGCTGATCGACGCTCACGGCACCGACGACCCGGCCGAACTCGAGGCGGTCCGCGAGGAACTCGAGTCGCTGTTCGCGAGCCGCTCGCAGGAGGAGTGGCTCGAGGCGCTCTCCGACGAGACGATGGTCGGGCCGGTGTGTACGCCGGCCGAAGCCACAGAGCACCCCCAGCTCGAGGCGCGCGGACTGATCGAGCGGCCGGCGGATGCGCCGCCGCGGGTCGGGTTTCCGGCAGCGGGGTCTAACGTGCCCGAAAGCCACGACGAGTCGGTCCCGGATCACGGAGCGCACACCGACGACCTGCTCGCGTCGGTGGGGTACGACGAGGACGAACTGGCCGACCTCCGCGGGAGCGGTGTGATCCTGTGA
- a CDS encoding acyl-CoA synthetase, whose product MTYDSIYNAVADRYESGMGWDEHVHVGDEESLNIAEEALGRHADSDETGLRIRDFERGETETYTFAELAAAANRVSNYLVEHTERGDRVGAMLPTQLELYAVVFGTIQAGRIYLPLAPVFGPDALNYRLEDSGAAALFTTTEGCEVVDGDLPALERVIAIDDGDAGGGTIDGGGALEGDATVDEYDAVRARDDEFETVETHPNDPYSLTYTSGTTGPPKGVPTSHRGPIELYAYSEYVVDLRPDDVYLVAASPSWSYGLTMGTIMSGVRGTAIGCYRGQFDPHAFFETLEAWDVDNAMIPPTALRQSRAAGIDLEAWDIDLRVLISAGESLDEETVNWCEDGLGAPPQDAYGLTEGGMVVCNYAFDDWDVKPGSMGKVTPGEEVALLDDDGNEVDQGEVGEIAIRRDEDARGSYWGRPEATLETFTGLWLRTGDLARRDEDGYFWYVSRADDVIISSGYRIGPAEVEEAAVVGEDHETRGQIVKAYVTLVGDHEPSGELEVELSEFARAELSKHEYPREIAFLDALPKTASGKIKRSALAE is encoded by the coding sequence GTGACATACGATAGCATATACAATGCAGTCGCTGACCGGTACGAGTCGGGGATGGGGTGGGACGAACACGTACACGTCGGGGACGAGGAGTCGCTCAATATCGCCGAGGAGGCGCTGGGTCGTCACGCCGACTCCGACGAGACGGGCCTTCGCATCCGCGACTTCGAGCGCGGCGAGACCGAGACGTACACCTTCGCCGAACTCGCGGCGGCGGCGAATCGGGTCAGCAACTACCTGGTCGAACACACCGAGCGCGGCGACCGCGTCGGTGCGATGCTCCCGACTCAGCTCGAACTCTACGCCGTCGTCTTCGGCACGATTCAGGCCGGACGGATCTACCTGCCGCTCGCTCCCGTGTTCGGCCCCGACGCGCTGAACTACCGGCTCGAGGACTCGGGCGCGGCCGCGCTGTTCACGACGACCGAGGGCTGCGAGGTGGTCGATGGCGACCTGCCGGCACTCGAGCGCGTGATCGCGATCGACGACGGGGACGCCGGCGGTGGGACTATCGACGGTGGCGGGGCGCTCGAGGGCGACGCGACGGTCGACGAGTACGACGCCGTCCGCGCCCGCGACGACGAGTTCGAGACCGTCGAGACGCACCCGAACGACCCCTACTCGCTGACCTACACCTCGGGGACGACGGGCCCGCCGAAGGGCGTCCCGACGAGCCACCGCGGCCCGATCGAACTCTACGCCTACTCCGAGTACGTCGTCGACCTCCGGCCGGACGACGTCTACCTCGTCGCGGCGTCGCCGTCGTGGTCCTACGGGCTCACCATGGGGACGATCATGTCCGGCGTCCGCGGGACGGCAATCGGCTGCTATCGCGGCCAATTTGATCCCCACGCGTTCTTCGAGACGCTCGAGGCGTGGGACGTTGACAACGCGATGATCCCGCCGACGGCGCTCAGACAGTCGCGGGCCGCCGGGATCGACCTCGAGGCGTGGGACATCGACCTCCGGGTGTTGATCTCGGCCGGCGAATCGCTGGACGAAGAGACCGTCAACTGGTGCGAGGACGGACTGGGCGCGCCGCCCCAGGACGCCTACGGGCTGACGGAGGGCGGCATGGTCGTCTGCAACTACGCGTTCGACGACTGGGACGTAAAGCCCGGAAGCATGGGAAAAGTCACGCCCGGCGAGGAAGTGGCGCTGTTGGACGACGACGGAAACGAGGTCGATCAGGGTGAGGTCGGCGAGATCGCGATCAGACGCGACGAGGACGCGCGGGGATCGTACTGGGGTCGTCCAGAGGCGACCCTCGAGACCTTCACCGGCCTCTGGCTCCGAACCGGCGACCTCGCGCGGCGGGACGAGGACGGCTACTTCTGGTACGTCAGCCGGGCCGACGACGTCATCATCTCTTCGGGGTACCGGATCGGCCCCGCGGAGGTCGAGGAGGCTGCCGTCGTCGGGGAAGACCACGAGACCCGCGGCCAGATCGTCAAAGCGTACGTCACCCTCGTCGGCGACCACGAACCGTCCGGAGAACTCGAGGTGGAACTGAGCGAGTTCGCCCGCGCGGAGCTCTCGAAACATGAGTACCCCCGCGAGATCGCATTCCTCGACGCGCTCCCGAAGACCGCCAGCGGGAAGATCAAGCGCTCTGCGCTCGCTGAGTGA
- a CDS encoding long-chain fatty acid--CoA ligase has protein sequence MGSQLTLDKLLERAVDLFPDRELVTKLPDGNVHRYTYADASERINRLAHALDDLGLERGDRVGVVATNHYRHYELYFGPACSGRSIHMCNMRLPDHHFVHTIDDAEDRVIFVDPGLIEKVEANADELDTVEQYVVLDDEVPETSLEPVTDYESLLEGQPAEYEWPDIDEDAEYGMCHTSGTTGLPKGVAYSHRAMYLHSIMGGHTDANAIGERDTVLPVVPMFHANGWGIPYGATLVGAKQVFPSVHTDPESIARLIDEEDVTFSAAVPTIWLEMAEFLDENPTVDISNIDRLTVGGSAPPESLIRKYDEEYDAPIIQGWGMTETSPLGSLSTLRKEVAELPSDEQYEYRAKAGLPVPGMQIRILDDDGEEVPADGETMGELQVRSPWVADGYHNRPEENEQSFTEDGFLRTGDIATRDEMGYIDIVDRDKDVIKSGGEWISSVQLENELIAHEGVREATVIAVDHERWQERPLAVVVPTAGADVDEDDLEAHLSETFPSWWLPDEYRFIEEIPKTSTGKFDKKSLRDEFDIVLEAEDDEQTPQQ, from the coding sequence ATGGGTTCCCAGTTAACACTTGACAAGTTACTCGAGCGGGCGGTCGACCTGTTTCCTGACCGGGAACTGGTGACGAAACTGCCCGACGGAAACGTCCACCGCTACACGTACGCCGACGCGTCCGAGCGGATCAACCGACTCGCGCACGCGCTCGACGACCTCGGCCTCGAGCGGGGGGACCGCGTTGGCGTCGTCGCGACGAACCACTACCGGCACTACGAACTCTACTTCGGGCCGGCGTGTTCGGGGCGGTCGATCCACATGTGCAACATGCGGCTGCCCGACCACCACTTCGTCCACACGATCGACGACGCCGAGGACCGGGTGATCTTCGTCGATCCGGGGCTCATCGAAAAGGTGGAGGCCAACGCCGACGAGTTAGACACCGTCGAGCAGTACGTCGTCCTCGACGACGAGGTGCCGGAGACGAGCCTCGAGCCGGTCACGGACTACGAATCGCTGCTCGAAGGGCAGCCGGCAGAGTACGAGTGGCCGGACATCGACGAGGACGCGGAGTACGGGATGTGCCACACCTCGGGGACGACGGGGCTGCCCAAGGGCGTCGCCTACTCCCACCGAGCGATGTACCTCCACAGCATCATGGGCGGTCACACCGACGCCAACGCGATCGGCGAGCGCGACACCGTGCTCCCGGTCGTCCCCATGTTCCACGCTAACGGCTGGGGAATTCCCTACGGCGCGACGCTCGTCGGGGCCAAACAGGTCTTCCCCTCGGTCCACACCGATCCGGAGTCGATCGCGCGCCTGATCGACGAGGAGGACGTGACGTTCTCCGCCGCGGTGCCGACGATCTGGCTCGAGATGGCCGAGTTCCTCGACGAGAATCCCACGGTCGACATCTCGAACATCGACCGGCTGACTGTCGGGGGCTCCGCGCCGCCCGAATCGCTCATCCGGAAGTACGACGAGGAGTACGACGCGCCGATCATTCAGGGGTGGGGGATGACCGAGACCTCGCCGCTGGGGTCGCTCAGCACGCTCCGCAAGGAAGTCGCCGAACTACCGAGCGACGAGCAGTACGAGTACCGCGCGAAGGCGGGACTGCCCGTACCGGGTATGCAGATCCGCATACTCGACGACGACGGCGAGGAGGTGCCCGCCGACGGCGAGACGATGGGCGAACTGCAGGTTCGCAGCCCCTGGGTGGCCGACGGCTACCACAACCGACCCGAGGAAAACGAGCAGTCCTTTACCGAGGACGGCTTCCTGCGGACCGGCGACATCGCCACCCGCGACGAGATGGGATACATCGACATCGTCGATCGGGACAAGGACGTCATCAAGTCCGGCGGGGAGTGGATCTCATCGGTGCAACTCGAGAACGAACTCATCGCTCACGAGGGCGTCCGCGAGGCGACGGTCATCGCGGTCGACCACGAGCGCTGGCAGGAGCGGCCGCTGGCCGTCGTCGTGCCGACCGCGGGCGCGGACGTAGACGAGGACGACCTCGAGGCCCACCTCTCGGAGACGTTCCCCTCCTGGTGGCTGCCCGACGAATACCGGTTCATCGAGGAGATTCCGAAGACCTCGACCGGGAAGTTCGACAAGAAATCGCTACGCGACGAGTTCGACATCGTCCTCGAGGCCGAAGACGACGAGCAGACACCCCAGCAATAA
- a CDS encoding amidase → MVASPTHATAAGLARAIRDGEYSPTEVVDDTLERIHDRNDRTNAFVTVTDDLAREMAAEADRAIDDGEPLGPLHGVPVAIKDLDDVEGVRTTSGSLLFEDRVAESDSPFVARLREAGAIVVGKTNTPEFGLGTTTDNRVAGPTRTPFDPDRVSGGSSGGAGAALGDRLVPLAPGSDAGGSVRIPASFCGVYGLKPTQGVIPNVSRPNAFASHTPFSTKGPLARTVEDAALSLDVMAGAHPRDPFSIPKGSEYHAAVDRPIDELTVAYSPDMGIYPVDPAVRNVLEDAVSALEHAGATVDVVDPDLGHDNEEILEAYYTMATVRWGSLLENLEDEGFDPLGEDRDRLRPYLVDLIMDAEEPTTREYKRADVVRTHVLDGLVDLFGEYDLLVTATAGTTPFPHGEEPTAIDGVEIEPYRGWVLTQPFNLTGQPAASVPAGVVDGLPVGMQIAGPRHADDDVITASAAFERQRPWNDAYPE, encoded by the coding sequence ATGGTCGCTTCACCCACGCACGCGACGGCCGCCGGCCTCGCGAGAGCGATCCGGGACGGTGAGTACTCGCCGACCGAGGTCGTCGACGACACCCTCGAGCGGATCCACGACCGAAACGATCGGACGAACGCCTTCGTCACCGTCACGGACGATCTGGCCCGCGAGATGGCCGCCGAGGCCGACCGCGCGATCGATGATGGCGAGCCGCTCGGGCCGCTGCACGGCGTCCCCGTCGCGATCAAGGATCTCGACGATGTCGAGGGAGTCCGGACAACCTCCGGCTCCCTGCTCTTCGAGGACCGCGTCGCCGAGTCGGATTCACCGTTCGTCGCCCGGCTCAGGGAGGCGGGCGCGATCGTGGTCGGAAAGACAAACACACCCGAGTTCGGGCTCGGGACGACGACCGACAACCGCGTCGCCGGGCCGACCAGAACACCGTTCGATCCCGACCGCGTCTCGGGTGGCTCCTCCGGCGGGGCCGGCGCGGCGCTCGGCGACCGGCTCGTCCCGCTCGCACCCGGCTCCGACGCCGGTGGCTCGGTCCGGATCCCGGCGAGCTTCTGTGGCGTATACGGATTGAAACCCACGCAAGGCGTGATCCCGAACGTCAGCCGGCCGAATGCGTTCGCCAGTCACACCCCGTTCTCCACGAAGGGGCCGCTGGCCCGGACGGTCGAAGACGCGGCGCTGTCGCTGGACGTGATGGCCGGAGCCCATCCGCGCGACCCGTTCTCGATCCCAAAGGGAAGCGAGTACCACGCCGCGGTCGACCGGCCGATCGACGAACTGACCGTCGCGTACAGCCCCGATATGGGCATCTATCCCGTCGACCCCGCCGTGCGCAACGTGCTCGAGGACGCCGTCTCGGCGCTCGAGCACGCCGGCGCGACCGTCGACGTGGTCGATCCCGATCTCGGACACGACAACGAGGAGATCCTCGAGGCCTACTACACGATGGCGACCGTGCGGTGGGGATCGCTGCTCGAGAACCTCGAGGACGAGGGGTTCGATCCGCTCGGCGAGGATCGCGACCGCCTTCGGCCGTATCTCGTCGACCTCATTATGGACGCCGAGGAGCCGACCACGCGGGAGTACAAGCGCGCTGACGTCGTCCGGACCCACGTCCTCGACGGGCTGGTTGACCTCTTCGGGGAGTACGATCTTCTCGTGACGGCGACCGCGGGCACAACGCCGTTCCCCCACGGCGAGGAACCGACGGCGATCGACGGCGTCGAGATCGAGCCGTATCGGGGCTGGGTGCTCACGCAGCCGTTCAACCTCACCGGCCAACCTGCGGCCTCGGTCCCGGCCGGCGTCGTCGACGGGCTCCCCGTCGGGATGCAGATCGCGGGCCCACGCCACGCCGACGACGACGTGATCACCGCAAGCGCCGCATTCGAGCGCCAGCGGCCCTGGAACGACGCGTATCCCGAGTGA
- a CDS encoding RNA-guided endonuclease TnpB family protein produces MKRTNEFEVVPQSDEDGELLRRLLDASAALWNEINYQRRTNFDDPDGDVWKIDEYRGRYGGMLGASTVQQIERKNREAWHSFFALREKGEANGKPGFWGNQDEGRELRTYIRNTSYSVEWGEHSRLEILVGQDLKEEYGLGYQERLRLEVRGEPNWKEYDKQGRLELYYDDVSETFRAFQPVTIDNSRLAHPLADETAALDIGANNIVACTVSTGEQYLYEGRDLFEQFRKTTQRIAELQSKLREGQYSSKRIDSLYRRRTRRRDHVMDALARDVIERLYDEGVSTVYVGDLTGVLETHWSVRTNAKLHNFWAFRRFIKRLSCTGEEYGITVEVRTEEWTSQTCPNCGSTEDTTRHQGTVTCTCGFEGHADLSASETFLRRHETDVARPMARPVCLKWDSHEWLGSPRSPRPNEEHTNPQVASVVVRDDEVVS; encoded by the coding sequence ATGAAGCGTACCAACGAGTTCGAAGTAGTTCCCCAGTCCGACGAGGACGGGGAGTTGCTTCGTCGACTGTTGGACGCTTCAGCCGCTCTCTGGAACGAGATCAATTATCAGCGCCGAACCAACTTCGACGACCCGGACGGCGACGTTTGGAAAATCGACGAGTACCGCGGTCGGTACGGCGGTATGCTCGGCGCGTCGACCGTTCAGCAGATCGAACGAAAGAACCGCGAAGCGTGGCACTCGTTCTTCGCACTCCGAGAGAAGGGCGAAGCCAACGGCAAGCCCGGCTTCTGGGGCAACCAAGACGAGGGTCGCGAACTGCGGACATACATCCGCAACACGTCGTACTCGGTCGAATGGGGCGAACACTCCCGGCTCGAAATTCTTGTTGGTCAAGACCTGAAAGAGGAGTACGGTCTTGGATACCAAGAACGGCTTCGGCTCGAGGTTCGCGGCGAACCCAATTGGAAAGAGTACGACAAACAGGGCCGGTTGGAACTGTATTACGACGATGTGAGCGAGACATTCAGGGCCTTTCAGCCAGTCACAATCGACAATTCTCGACTGGCACACCCACTGGCGGACGAAACCGCCGCTCTGGACATCGGCGCAAACAATATCGTCGCTTGTACGGTTTCGACTGGCGAGCAGTACCTGTACGAAGGCCGCGACCTGTTCGAACAGTTCCGCAAGACCACGCAACGGATTGCCGAACTTCAGTCGAAGCTTCGGGAAGGCCAGTACAGTTCGAAGCGAATCGACTCACTGTACCGACGCCGGACGCGACGGCGCGACCATGTGATGGACGCGCTCGCTCGCGACGTGATCGAACGGCTGTACGACGAGGGTGTTTCGACGGTGTACGTCGGCGATCTCACCGGCGTACTCGAGACACACTGGTCGGTTCGGACGAACGCCAAGTTGCACAACTTCTGGGCGTTCCGGCGGTTCATCAAGCGACTCAGTTGCACCGGCGAGGAGTACGGTATCACCGTCGAGGTTCGAACGGAAGAATGGACCTCGCAGACGTGTCCGAATTGCGGTTCGACCGAGGACACGACGCGGCACCAGGGCACGGTGACCTGTACCTGCGGTTTCGAGGGCCACGCGGACCTATCGGCAAGCGAGACGTTCCTGAGGCGGCACGAAACAGACGTAGCACGGCCGATGGCACGGCCTGTGTGCCTCAAGTGGGACAGTCACGAATGGCTGGGGTCACCACGCTCTCCCCGTCCCAACGAGGAGCACACGAACCCGCAAGTTGCCTCCGTGGTCGTTCGAGACGACGAAGTCGTCTCGTGA
- a CDS encoding thiolase family protein encodes MNSAVIVDAVRTPFGKRGGSFRDTHPQDLAAEPLEALRERNGFEPETIEDVIYGCVTPVDEQGMNIGRLAPMVAGWGDIVPGVQLNRMCGSGQQAANFAAANVMAGQHDVLIAGGVEHMTRVPMGSDGDSLTDTYFEHFDELTTQGEGAERIAEEYDLTREGLDEIAADSQRRWKRAWDEGRYDDQIAPVETELDGEESESQSDSDSRTGSETTRETVVVEQDEHPRPGTDEETLSELPLSFREEGEGFHHPGNSSGIVDGSAALLIASEEAAAEHGWEPMARIVQTEVVGVDPVTMLKGPIPATENVLEQAEMTVGDIDLFEVNEAFASVVGAWLEETGASWEDVNVNGGAIAHGHPLGATGAMLLTKLAHELERTGQDTALSTMCIGFGQGVATIIERV; translated from the coding sequence ATGAACTCCGCAGTCATCGTCGACGCCGTCCGAACCCCGTTCGGGAAACGGGGCGGCTCGTTCAGGGACACGCATCCACAGGATCTGGCCGCCGAGCCGCTCGAGGCGCTGCGCGAGCGCAACGGCTTCGAACCGGAGACGATCGAGGACGTGATCTACGGCTGTGTGACGCCAGTCGACGAGCAAGGCATGAATATCGGGCGACTCGCGCCGATGGTCGCCGGCTGGGGCGATATCGTGCCGGGAGTACAGCTCAACCGAATGTGCGGTTCTGGCCAGCAGGCGGCCAACTTCGCCGCGGCGAACGTCATGGCCGGGCAGCACGACGTGCTCATCGCGGGCGGCGTCGAGCACATGACCCGCGTCCCGATGGGGTCGGACGGCGACTCACTGACGGACACGTACTTCGAGCACTTCGACGAGTTGACCACGCAGGGCGAGGGCGCCGAGCGCATCGCCGAGGAGTACGACCTTACGCGCGAGGGGCTCGACGAGATCGCCGCCGACTCCCAGCGCCGCTGGAAGCGGGCCTGGGACGAGGGCCGATACGACGATCAGATCGCGCCCGTCGAGACCGAACTCGACGGTGAGGAGAGCGAGTCGCAAAGCGACTCGGATAGTCGAACGGGGAGTGAAACGACCCGTGAGACGGTCGTGGTCGAGCAGGATGAACATCCGCGTCCGGGAACGGACGAAGAAACCCTCTCCGAACTCCCGCTGTCGTTCCGCGAGGAAGGCGAGGGCTTCCACCACCCCGGCAATTCGTCGGGTATCGTCGACGGTTCGGCTGCGCTGCTCATCGCGAGCGAGGAAGCCGCCGCGGAACACGGCTGGGAGCCGATGGCCCGCATCGTCCAGACCGAAGTCGTCGGCGTCGATCCCGTGACGATGCTGAAGGGACCGATTCCCGCGACCGAGAACGTCCTCGAGCAGGCCGAGATGACGGTCGGCGACATCGACCTCTTCGAGGTCAACGAGGCGTTCGCGTCGGTCGTCGGCGCGTGGCTCGAGGAGACCGGCGCGTCCTGGGAGGACGTCAACGTCAACGGCGGGGCGATCGCCCACGGCCACCCGCTGGGCGCGACCGGCGCAATGTTGCTGACGAAACTGGCCCACGAACTCGAGCGAACGGGGCAGGACACCGCACTGTCGACGATGTGTATCGGCTTCGGCCAGGGCGTCGCGACGATCATCGAGCGGGTCTAA
- a CDS encoding acyl-CoA dehydrogenase family protein — protein sequence MEYHDSEKAKEVAGRVEEFMDEVVIPREREALATGEQITMDEIHEMWDMARERDLFAPQVPEEYGGQGLDFSDMLPSFEQVGRSLIGALAIRANAPQEGNMHTLEMVGTEEQKEEWLRPLVQGEIQTAFAMTEPKVGAGSDPKMLQSTAVKDGDEWVINGHKWWTSDGLGADYYLAMVRTDLDAHPYEGTSIIMVPRDADGVEVVRNVPHLGGHGITEREGGHAEMKFDNVRVPVENTIGEEGEGFQIAQMRLGGGRLTHCMRYSGMAERSLDIAKAYLQEREAFGSKLEDKQALRHRIADAETRLHAARTMVRHAARELDRSDARIEVAMSKMFTANVTNETIDLALQCCGGNGIGKDLPIAHFYENVRAFRIVDGADEVHRRSIARWAFDDVDEAEIENTLQFDEDLRIDALDD from the coding sequence ATGGAGTACCACGACTCCGAGAAAGCAAAGGAAGTTGCGGGTCGCGTAGAGGAGTTCATGGACGAGGTCGTCATTCCGCGCGAGCGCGAGGCGCTGGCCACGGGTGAGCAGATCACGATGGACGAGATCCACGAGATGTGGGACATGGCCAGAGAGCGCGACCTGTTCGCGCCGCAGGTGCCCGAAGAGTACGGCGGCCAGGGGCTGGATTTCAGCGACATGCTGCCCTCGTTCGAACAGGTCGGCCGCTCGCTGATCGGCGCGCTCGCAATCCGTGCGAATGCGCCCCAGGAAGGAAACATGCACACCCTCGAGATGGTCGGCACGGAAGAGCAGAAAGAAGAGTGGCTCCGCCCGCTCGTGCAGGGGGAGATTCAGACGGCCTTTGCGATGACCGAGCCCAAGGTCGGCGCCGGCTCGGATCCGAAGATGCTCCAGAGCACCGCCGTCAAGGACGGCGACGAGTGGGTCATTAACGGCCACAAGTGGTGGACTTCCGACGGGCTCGGTGCCGACTACTATCTGGCGATGGTCCGAACCGACCTCGACGCCCATCCATACGAAGGCACATCGATTATCATGGTGCCACGCGACGCAGACGGCGTCGAAGTCGTCCGTAACGTTCCCCACCTCGGCGGGCACGGCATCACCGAGCGTGAAGGCGGCCACGCCGAAATGAAGTTCGACAACGTCCGCGTCCCCGTCGAGAACACGATCGGCGAGGAAGGGGAGGGCTTCCAGATCGCCCAGATGCGACTCGGCGGCGGTCGGCTCACTCACTGCATGCGTTACTCCGGCATGGCCGAGCGCTCACTCGACATCGCGAAGGCCTATCTCCAGGAGCGCGAGGCCTTCGGCTCGAAACTCGAGGACAAGCAGGCGCTGCGTCACCGCATCGCCGACGCCGAGACGCGACTCCACGCTGCACGGACGATGGTCCGGCACGCCGCACGCGAACTCGACCGCAGCGACGCCCGGATCGAAGTCGCGATGTCGAAGATGTTCACGGCGAACGTCACCAACGAGACCATCGACCTCGCCCTGCAGTGTTGTGGCGGCAACGGGATCGGCAAGGACCTGCCGATCGCACACTTCTACGAGAACGTCCGCGCGTTCCGCATCGTTGACGGGGCCGACGAGGTCCACCGCCGCTCGATCGCCCGCTGGGCCTTCGACGATGTCGACGAAGCCGAGATCGAAAATACCCTGCAGTTCGACGAAGACCTCCGCATCGACGCACTCGACGACTAA